A window of the Kosakonia radicincitans DSM 16656 genome harbors these coding sequences:
- a CDS encoding ABC transporter permease, which translates to MMKKPLAAQRKFQQCLFPALFAIVLLLLWQFLVTALKVPAFLVPSPQVVAQSLVQNFPTLFMSLLYTLKITVISFLVAIVIGSVMAFLLVQNRFIESALFPYIVFLQVTPIVAIAPLIIIWVKDTTMSLVVCATLMAVFPIISNTTQGLRSVSPGLLSYFKLNHASRLQILLRLRIPSALPYFFGALRISSGLSLIGAVVAEFVAGTGGTDTGLAYQILQAGYQLNIPLMFAALLLISLAGFLLFALMSWLTRRVLAAWHESELTPT; encoded by the coding sequence ATGATGAAAAAGCCCTTAGCCGCGCAGCGTAAATTTCAGCAGTGTCTGTTCCCGGCGCTGTTTGCCATTGTGCTGCTGTTGCTGTGGCAGTTCCTGGTGACGGCGCTGAAGGTGCCCGCCTTCCTGGTGCCGTCGCCGCAGGTGGTGGCACAAAGCCTGGTGCAGAACTTCCCGACGCTGTTTATGTCGCTGCTCTACACCCTGAAAATCACTGTGATCTCCTTTCTGGTGGCGATTGTGATTGGCTCGGTCATGGCGTTTTTGCTGGTGCAGAACCGCTTTATCGAAAGTGCGTTGTTTCCCTACATCGTGTTTTTGCAGGTGACGCCGATTGTGGCGATTGCCCCGCTGATCATCATCTGGGTGAAAGATACCACTATGTCGCTGGTGGTGTGTGCCACGCTGATGGCGGTGTTTCCCATCATCTCCAATACCACTCAGGGGCTGCGCAGTGTCTCGCCGGGCCTGTTAAGTTACTTCAAACTTAACCATGCGTCGCGGTTGCAGATTTTACTGCGCCTGCGCATTCCTTCGGCATTGCCGTACTTTTTCGGTGCGCTGCGTATCTCCAGCGGCTTGTCGCTGATTGGCGCAGTGGTGGCGGAGTTCGTCGCCGGTACGGGTGGTACCGACACCGGGCTGGCCTACCAGATTTTACAGGCCGGTTATCAGCTCAATATTCCGCTGATGTTTGCCGCGCTGTTACTGATTTCCCTGGCGGGGTTCCTGCTGTTTGCCCTGATGTCGTGGCTAACGCGCCGCGTATTGGCGGCCTGGCACGAGAGCGAACTTACCCCGACCTGA
- a CDS encoding ABC transporter ATP-binding protein, with protein sequence MNVASRLTLMSNDVQAVPLHAAPPAIEVLSAEKIYPNGTRALLPVDLTIRQGEFVSLLGPSGCGKSTLLKMIAGLIESSDGKLMLFRRDRREKQRDLPLSFVFQEATLMPWSNVHKNVRLPLDLSGVPRAEADTRVREILELVGLGQFGHVLPRELSGGMQMRVSIARGLVTRPKVLLMDEPFGALDEITRNKLDSDLLQLWQEQKLTVVFVTHSIQEAVFLSQRVIMMAARPGRVVDDISIDAPFPRDDEFRVSQQFTQYAQQLQRGLFAASQESK encoded by the coding sequence ATGAATGTCGCCAGCCGACTGACCCTGATGAGCAATGATGTGCAAGCGGTGCCGCTGCATGCGGCACCCCCGGCGATTGAAGTGCTCTCTGCGGAGAAAATTTATCCGAATGGTACGCGTGCGTTGCTGCCGGTGGACCTGACGATTCGCCAGGGCGAATTTGTCTCGCTGCTCGGTCCGTCCGGCTGTGGCAAAAGTACCTTGTTAAAAATGATCGCCGGGCTGATAGAGTCGAGCGATGGAAAACTGATGCTTTTCCGTCGCGATCGTCGGGAAAAACAGCGTGATCTGCCGTTATCGTTCGTTTTTCAGGAGGCGACGCTGATGCCGTGGAGCAACGTACATAAAAATGTGCGCCTGCCCCTCGACTTGTCCGGTGTGCCGCGGGCCGAAGCCGATACCCGCGTGCGCGAAATCCTTGAGCTGGTGGGGCTGGGGCAGTTTGGTCATGTGCTGCCACGTGAGCTGTCCGGGGGAATGCAGATGCGTGTGTCGATTGCCCGTGGCCTGGTGACGCGCCCGAAAGTGCTGCTGATGGATGAACCCTTCGGTGCACTGGATGAGATCACCCGTAACAAACTGGATAGCGATCTGCTGCAGCTGTGGCAGGAGCAGAAGCTGACAGTGGTGTTTGTCACCCATTCGATTCAGGAAGCGGTATTCCTGTCGCAGCGCGTGATCATGATGGCGGCACGGCCGGGCCGCGTGGTGGATGACATCAGCATTGATGCGCCATTCCCGCGTGATGATGAGTTTCGCGTCAGCCAGCAATTTACCCAGTATGCCCAGCAGTTGCAGCGCGGTCTGTTTGCTGCCAGTCAGGAGAGCAAATGA